One window from the genome of Roseomonas haemaphysalidis encodes:
- a CDS encoding phosphopantetheine-binding protein, with translation MLTRERMRADIAALLHEQPDDIGGEDELMDLGLDSMRAMALLTRWAREANLTLEFSEFAERLTLDAWWAIMARAQAGA, from the coding sequence ATGCTGACCCGCGAGCGCATGCGCGCCGACATCGCCGCCCTGCTGCACGAGCAGCCGGACGACATCGGCGGTGAGGACGAGCTGATGGACCTCGGCCTCGATTCCATGCGGGCCATGGCGCTGCTGACCCGCTGGGCGCGCGAAGCCAACCTGACCCTGGAATTCTCTGAATTCGCCGAGCGGCTGACGCTGGACGCGTGGTGGGCGATCATGGCCCGCGCGCAAGCCGGCGCGTGA
- a CDS encoding isochorismatase family protein, which translates to MSKGLPTIAPYALPEAAELPVPRAPWSLARDRAALLVHDMQHYFVRPYARDQSPMAPVVANIARLIRAARAAGVPVFYTAQHGNQDRRDRGLQADLWGPGMSDAPEHQPILPELAPAPGDFVLTKHRYSAFQRSNLDTLLRVRGRDQLVVCGIYAHIGVTLTLAEAFQRDIEPFMAADAVADFSREKHLMAVNYVAATCAVPLPTEALLEALRC; encoded by the coding sequence ATGAGCAAGGGCCTGCCGACCATCGCCCCCTATGCGCTGCCGGAAGCGGCCGAGCTGCCCGTGCCGCGCGCGCCCTGGTCGCTGGCGCGCGACCGCGCGGCGCTGCTGGTGCACGACATGCAGCACTACTTCGTCCGCCCCTATGCGCGCGACCAGTCGCCCATGGCGCCGGTGGTGGCCAACATCGCGCGGCTGATCCGCGCCGCGCGGGCGGCGGGGGTGCCGGTGTTCTACACCGCGCAGCACGGCAACCAGGACCGCCGCGACCGCGGGCTGCAGGCCGACCTCTGGGGCCCGGGGATGAGCGACGCGCCGGAGCACCAGCCGATCCTGCCGGAACTCGCGCCCGCGCCCGGCGACTTCGTGCTGACCAAGCACCGCTACAGCGCCTTCCAGCGCTCCAACCTGGACACGCTGCTGCGGGTGCGCGGCCGCGACCAGCTCGTGGTCTGCGGCATCTACGCGCATATCGGCGTGACGCTGACACTCGCGGAAGCCTTTCAGCGCGACATCGAGCCCTTCATGGCCGCCGACGCGGTGGCCGATTTCTCGCGCGAGAAACACCTGATGGCGGTCAACTACGTCGCCGCCACCTGCGCCGTGCCGCTGCCGACCGAGGCCCTGCTGGAGGCCCTGCGATGCTGA
- a CDS encoding (2,3-dihydroxybenzoyl)adenylate synthase, whose amino-acid sequence MTPLRQDWPADLAQRYRDAGFWRGETFSDVLRARAAERPDATAIIDGERRWSYAELLARAEAAAAGYLAAGLRPGDRVVVQLPNIAEFFSAVFGLFRARMIPLYALPAHRITEVAHFARRGEAAGYVIPATHDGFDYRAQARALQAEVPAVRHVVVAAGDAAEFTPLATERDASVALPDDAAPSDVAFIQISGGSTGLSKLIPRTHDDYLYSCWASNDICGVTDSSVFLVALPAAHNFPMSSPGHIGALYAGATVVLSPAPAPDVAFPLIARHRVTITGLVPPLALLWMQAAPQTPHDLSSLDVLLVGGAKFTPEAARRVRPALGCTLQQVFGMAEGLVNYTRLDDDEETIVTTQGRPISAMDEVLVVDDAGAPVPDGTPGHLLARGPYTIRAYHNDAGANARAFTEDGFYRTGDIVKRLPGGYLEVQGRAGDHINRAGEKISAEEVEDHLLAHPNVFDAAIVSIPDEFLGERSCAFVIPQGAAPKPAALKAWMRARGIAAFKVPDQVVLVERFETTAAGKISRKELRARLRAGFLAEQTS is encoded by the coding sequence ATGACCCCCCTGCGCCAGGACTGGCCGGCGGACCTCGCCCAGCGCTACCGCGACGCCGGCTTCTGGCGCGGCGAGACCTTCTCCGACGTGCTGCGCGCCCGCGCGGCCGAGCGGCCGGACGCCACCGCGATCATCGATGGCGAGCGGCGCTGGAGCTACGCCGAGTTGCTGGCGCGGGCCGAGGCGGCTGCGGCGGGATACCTTGCCGCCGGGCTGCGGCCGGGGGATCGGGTGGTGGTGCAGCTGCCCAACATCGCCGAGTTCTTTTCCGCCGTCTTCGGGCTGTTCCGCGCGCGGATGATCCCGCTCTACGCCCTGCCGGCGCACCGCATCACCGAGGTGGCGCATTTCGCGCGGCGGGGCGAGGCGGCGGGCTACGTGATCCCGGCCACGCATGACGGCTTCGACTATCGCGCGCAGGCCCGCGCCTTGCAGGCGGAGGTGCCGGCGGTGCGGCATGTGGTCGTCGCGGCGGGGGATGCGGCGGAGTTCACGCCGCTGGCGACGGAGCGCGACGCCAGCGTGGCCTTGCCGGACGACGCGGCGCCGTCCGACGTCGCCTTTATCCAGATCTCCGGCGGCAGCACGGGGCTGTCCAAGCTGATCCCACGCACGCATGACGACTACCTGTATTCCTGCTGGGCCAGCAACGACATCTGCGGCGTGACGGACAGCAGCGTGTTTCTGGTGGCCCTGCCGGCGGCACACAACTTCCCGATGAGCTCGCCGGGGCATATCGGCGCGCTGTATGCCGGCGCCACCGTGGTCCTCAGCCCCGCCCCCGCGCCGGACGTGGCCTTTCCGCTGATCGCGCGGCACCGCGTGACCATCACCGGGCTGGTGCCGCCGCTGGCGCTGCTGTGGATGCAGGCGGCGCCGCAAACGCCGCACGACCTGTCCAGCCTGGACGTGCTGCTGGTGGGCGGCGCCAAGTTCACGCCGGAAGCGGCGCGGCGCGTGCGGCCCGCGCTGGGCTGCACCTTGCAGCAGGTGTTCGGCATGGCCGAGGGCCTGGTGAACTACACGCGGCTCGACGACGACGAGGAAACCATCGTCACGACCCAGGGCCGGCCGATCAGCGCCATGGACGAGGTGCTGGTGGTGGACGACGCCGGCGCGCCGGTGCCGGACGGCACGCCGGGCCACCTGCTGGCGCGCGGCCCCTACACCATCCGCGCCTATCACAACGACGCCGGCGCCAATGCGCGCGCCTTCACGGAAGACGGCTTCTACCGCACCGGCGACATCGTGAAGCGCCTGCCGGGCGGCTACCTGGAGGTGCAGGGCCGCGCCGGCGACCACATCAACCGCGCGGGCGAGAAGATCTCGGCCGAGGAAGTGGAGGACCACCTGCTGGCGCACCCCAATGTCTTCGATGCCGCCATCGTCTCGATCCCCGACGAATTCCTGGGCGAGCGGTCCTGCGCCTTTGTCATTCCGCAGGGCGCGGCGCCGAAGCCTGCCGCGCTGAAGGCCTGGATGCGCGCGCGCGGCATCGCCGCCTTCAAGGTGCCGGACCAGGTGGTGCTGGTGGAGCGGTTCGAAACCACCGCCGCCGGCAAGATCAGCCGCAAGGAACTGCGCGCCCGGCTGCGCGCCGGCTTTCTGGCGGAGCAGACGTCATGA
- a CDS encoding isochorismate synthase, producing MTAGAAAVAAGPALAFLGAGGTLVGHGVAALLPRGPAATLGARAAAFLREAGANAVLAGALPFAPDADDFLVQPRRLAPAAPEAAPVAAPMRWRLRHQPDAAGYAAAVRKALHIMDAEAGQPGGLAKIVLARSLLATADRAIDPMALLRRLATDPAATGFLVPLPAAEGGAARWLAGATPELLVEKRGARIRSHPLAGSAARQADAAADAAAASALSRSDKDRREHAIVADCILDTLAPFCRSLSAPQGTTLMRTHSMWHLGTAIEGELKDPDLSAAALAALLHPTPAVCGLPRARAARLIGEIEPMDRGFYAGAVGWCDAAGDGAWHVAIRCAEISGASARLYAGAGIVPGSDPVAEAAETGAKYGALLAALGIALDESRA from the coding sequence ATGACCGCAGGCGCGGCGGCGGTCGCGGCCGGACCCGCGCTGGCGTTTCTGGGCGCGGGCGGCACGCTGGTCGGGCATGGCGTGGCGGCGCTGCTGCCGCGCGGCCCGGCGGCGACGCTGGGCGCCCGCGCGGCCGCCTTTCTCCGCGAGGCCGGCGCGAATGCCGTGCTGGCCGGCGCCCTGCCCTTCGCGCCGGACGCGGACGACTTCCTGGTGCAGCCGCGCCGGCTGGCCCCGGCGGCGCCGGAAGCCGCGCCCGTCGCCGCTCCCATGCGCTGGCGGCTGCGCCACCAGCCGGATGCCGCCGGCTACGCCGCCGCCGTGCGAAAGGCGCTGCACATCATGGATGCCGAGGCCGGCCAGCCCGGCGGCCTGGCCAAGATCGTGCTGGCGCGCAGCCTGCTGGCCACGGCGGACCGCGCCATCGACCCCATGGCGCTGCTGCGCCGGCTGGCCACCGACCCGGCGGCCACCGGCTTTCTGGTGCCGCTGCCGGCGGCCGAGGGCGGCGCCGCCCGCTGGCTGGCCGGCGCCACGCCGGAGCTGCTGGTCGAGAAGCGCGGCGCGCGCATCCGCTCCCACCCCCTGGCCGGCTCCGCCGCGCGGCAGGCCGATGCCGCGGCGGACGCCGCCGCCGCCAGCGCCTTGTCGCGCTCGGACAAGGACCGGCGCGAGCACGCCATCGTCGCCGACTGCATCCTGGACACGCTGGCCCCCTTCTGCCGCAGCCTGTCGGCGCCACAAGGCACCACGCTGATGCGGACGCACAGCATGTGGCACCTCGGCACCGCCATCGAGGGCGAGCTGAAGGACCCGGACCTGTCCGCCGCCGCCCTGGCCGCGCTGCTGCACCCCACCCCCGCCGTATGCGGCCTGCCGCGCGCCCGCGCCGCCCGGCTGATCGGCGAGATCGAGCCGATGGACCGGGGTTTCTACGCCGGCGCCGTCGGCTGGTGCGACGCGGCGGGCGACGGCGCATGGCATGTGGCCATCCGCTGCGCCGAGATCAGCGGCGCCAGCGCGCGGCTCTACGCCGGCGCCGGCATCGTGCCGGGCTCCGACCCGGTGGCGGAAGCCGCCGAGACAGGGGCCAAGTACGGCGCGCTGCTGGCGGCGCTGGGGATCGCGCTGGATGAGAGCCGGGCTTGA
- a CDS encoding YncE family protein yields the protein MRTAPVPAFSRRHALGLAAGLLAAATARPSFAQAAAPAVQKTAKVAPSLYELVFSRATGLVHVASAGQRDQNNAAILGLDPQSLEVRATFKPDEPAFGLAANNRTGLLYTTNTRSGSVSLIDPKADKLVAKLARGEKAHVRQVVVDEARDRAFVSVPGFQGAGSAIWVIQGREVTQVLEGLEGGVSALTLDAAGNRLFAASLASNQVIEIGLADGKVARQFPSGGESAINIAFDNKNNRLFVANQKSGTLTVLDAGSGNLVKSIPTGEGALGVTLAPDGTVLVANRGAGTVSVVDGKALEVRASLATGTHPNTVALGGENGLAFVSNKARSAGRGQPPVDDPNGDTVSVIRF from the coding sequence ATGCGCACCGCCCCCGTTCCCGCGTTCTCGCGCCGCCACGCGCTCGGCCTCGCGGCCGGGCTGCTGGCCGCCGCCACGGCCCGCCCGTCCTTCGCCCAGGCCGCCGCGCCGGCGGTGCAGAAGACCGCCAAGGTCGCGCCGTCGCTGTACGAGCTGGTGTTCAGCCGGGCCACCGGGCTGGTGCACGTGGCCAGCGCCGGGCAGCGCGACCAGAACAACGCCGCCATCCTGGGCCTGGACCCGCAAAGCCTTGAGGTGCGCGCCACCTTCAAGCCGGACGAGCCCGCCTTCGGCCTGGCGGCCAACAACCGCACCGGGCTGCTCTACACCACCAACACCCGCTCCGGCAGCGTGTCGCTGATCGACCCCAAGGCGGACAAGCTGGTGGCCAAGCTGGCGCGCGGCGAAAAGGCGCATGTCCGCCAGGTGGTGGTGGACGAAGCCCGCGACCGCGCCTTCGTTTCCGTGCCGGGCTTCCAGGGGGCGGGCAGCGCCATCTGGGTGATCCAGGGCCGCGAGGTCACGCAGGTGCTCGAAGGGCTGGAAGGCGGCGTTTCCGCCCTGACGCTGGATGCCGCCGGCAACCGGCTGTTCGCCGCCAGCCTGGCCAGCAACCAAGTGATCGAGATCGGGCTGGCGGACGGCAAGGTGGCGCGGCAGTTCCCGTCGGGCGGCGAAAGCGCCATCAACATTGCCTTCGATAATAAAAACAACCGACTGTTCGTCGCCAACCAGAAGTCCGGCACGCTGACGGTGCTGGATGCCGGCTCCGGCAACCTGGTCAAGAGCATCCCGACCGGCGAGGGCGCGCTGGGCGTCACCCTGGCGCCGGACGGCACGGTGCTGGTGGCCAACCGCGGCGCCGGCACGGTGAGCGTGGTGGATGGCAAGGCGCTGGAGGTGCGCGCCAGCCTTGCCACCGGCACCCACCCCAACACCGTGGCGCTGGGCGGCGAGAACGGCCTGGCCTTTGTCAGCAACAAGGCCCGCAGCGCCGGGCGCGGCCAGCCGCCGGTGGACGACCCCAATGGCGACACCGTCAGCGTCATCCGCTTCTGA
- the ddpX gene encoding D-alanyl-D-alanine dipeptidase, with the protein MLLPLSEADGLILDLRYATADNLTGAPIYRRPVALLLPEARRRLLAARDQAAALGLRLKLFDAFRPIEAQWALWHAVTDKRFVSDPRDGGLHPRGAAVDLTLCDAATGAELPMGTGFDAIDAASAHGSGNVPVADQRNRALLLGLMVGAGFDPYLLEWWHYHLPDARRHPALCASAVPGGPM; encoded by the coding sequence ATGCTGCTGCCGCTGTCCGAGGCCGATGGCCTGATCCTCGACCTCCGCTACGCCACCGCCGACAACCTCACCGGCGCGCCCATCTACCGCCGCCCGGTGGCGCTGCTTTTGCCCGAGGCGCGGCGCCGCCTGCTGGCCGCGCGCGACCAGGCGGCGGCGCTGGGCCTGCGGCTGAAGCTGTTTGATGCCTTTCGGCCGATCGAGGCGCAGTGGGCGCTGTGGCACGCCGTCACGGACAAGCGCTTCGTGTCCGACCCGCGCGACGGCGGGCTGCACCCGCGTGGCGCCGCGGTGGACCTGACGCTGTGCGATGCCGCCACCGGCGCCGAGCTGCCCATGGGCACCGGCTTCGATGCCATCGACGCCGCCTCGGCCCATGGCAGCGGCAACGTGCCGGTGGCCGACCAGCGCAACCGCGCCCTGCTGCTGGGGCTGATGGTGGGGGCGGGGTTCGATCCCTACCTGCTGGAATGGTGGCACTACCACCTGCCGGACGCGCGGCGCCACCCGGCGCTGTGCGCCAGCGCCGTGCCCGGCGGGCCTATGTGA
- a CDS encoding DUF938 domain-containing protein, whose amino-acid sequence MTPDPRRSAPSALRNRDPILAVLRPRLPAAGVVLEVASGTGEHVAHLARALPGLDWQPTEPLPEGRASIDAWAADLPNIRPALPLDVAGGDWPAGPVAAVLCINMIHIAPWAAAEGLFAGAGRVLPPGGLLALYGPFRRGQRPLEPGNAAFDADLRGRDPAWGLREVAAVEALGADNGFAAPELVEMPANNLMLLFRRVT is encoded by the coding sequence ATGACCCCCGATCCGCGCCGCAGCGCCCCTTCCGCCCTTCGCAACCGCGACCCCATCCTGGCCGTGCTGCGGCCGCGCCTGCCGGCCGCGGGCGTGGTGCTGGAAGTCGCCAGCGGCACCGGGGAACACGTGGCGCACCTGGCCCGGGCTCTGCCCGGCCTGGATTGGCAGCCGACCGAGCCGCTGCCGGAAGGCCGCGCCAGCATCGACGCCTGGGCCGCCGACCTGCCCAACATCCGCCCGGCCTTGCCGCTGGACGTGGCGGGCGGCGACTGGCCGGCGGGGCCGGTGGCGGCGGTGCTGTGCATCAACATGATCCACATCGCCCCCTGGGCGGCGGCGGAAGGGCTGTTTGCCGGCGCCGGGAGGGTGCTGCCGCCCGGCGGCCTGCTGGCGCTTTACGGCCCGTTCCGGCGCGGGCAGCGGCCGCTGGAGCCCGGCAATGCCGCCTTTGACGCCGACCTGCGCGGCCGCGACCCGGCCTGGGGCCTGCGCGAGGTGGCGGCGGTGGAGGCCCTGGGGGCGGACAACGGCTTTGCCGCGCCGGAGCTGGTGGAGATGCCGGCCAACAACCTGATGCTGCTGTTCCGCCGCGTCACATAG
- a CDS encoding LolA family protein — protein sequence MFRRTLLASAAAALAVPSLALAQGAVGNRAAVLARVEAYMNSLSTLRARFLQVAQNGGSAEGTALIWRPGRMRFEYDPPVPLMLVASDGQFLHYDKQLREPSIVPVSSTPLGFLLRPRISLTSGDLEVIGLDRVGGLLRVGMRRKAAPAEGSLTLVFAEEPMELRQWIVVDAQGQQTRVTLTEIQTGVRFDPLVFSFNDPRFFETQVR from the coding sequence ATGTTCCGACGCACCCTCCTCGCTTCCGCCGCCGCGGCCCTGGCCGTGCCATCCCTCGCCCTGGCCCAGGGGGCGGTGGGCAACCGCGCCGCCGTGCTGGCACGGGTCGAGGCCTACATGAACAGCCTGTCGACCCTGCGGGCGCGCTTTCTGCAGGTGGCGCAGAACGGCGGCTCGGCCGAGGGCACGGCGCTGATCTGGCGCCCGGGGCGCATGCGCTTCGAATACGACCCGCCGGTGCCGCTGATGCTGGTGGCCTCCGACGGTCAGTTCCTGCACTACGACAAGCAGCTGCGCGAGCCGTCCATCGTGCCGGTATCCTCCACCCCCCTCGGCTTTCTGCTGCGGCCACGCATCTCGCTGACCAGCGGCGACCTGGAGGTGATCGGGCTGGACCGGGTGGGCGGGCTGCTGCGCGTTGGCATGCGGCGGAAGGCCGCGCCGGCGGAAGGCAGCCTGACGCTGGTCTTCGCCGAGGAGCCGATGGAACTGCGCCAGTGGATCGTGGTGGACGCCCAGGGCCAGCAGACGCGCGTGACGCTGACGGAGATCCAGACCGGCGTGCGCTTCGACCCGCTGGTGTTTTCCTTCAACGACCCGCGCTTCTTTGAAACGCAGGTGCGCTGA
- a CDS encoding gamma-glutamyl-gamma-aminobutyrate hydrolase family protein, translating into MRPLIGISCCIKAFGALAMPNHAASDHYIRVVMGPVGGIPVLIPAAGEGIIEELLPRLDGLLLTGSRSNVQPALYQGPPHLEGTPEDAERDSTTLPLTRAALAAGVPLLAICRGFQEMNVALGGTLDQRIQDLPGRMDHSTPSDQILPKVRTGKAHGVRVDPGSQLARLWSGLDYDPAAVPVNSLHNQGVCRPAPRLRPEAWAPDGTVEAARVDNARGFAVGVQWHPEYDWQTDALSRRLFETFGDAARRHAAARMELPQAVAAE; encoded by the coding sequence ATGCGCCCCCTGATTGGTATCTCCTGCTGCATCAAGGCGTTCGGTGCCCTCGCGATGCCGAACCACGCCGCCTCCGACCACTACATCCGCGTGGTGATGGGACCGGTCGGCGGCATTCCCGTGCTGATCCCCGCCGCCGGCGAGGGCATCATCGAGGAACTGCTGCCCCGGCTGGACGGGCTGCTGCTGACCGGCAGCCGGTCCAACGTGCAGCCCGCGCTGTACCAGGGCCCACCCCACCTGGAAGGCACGCCCGAGGACGCGGAGCGTGATTCCACCACCCTGCCGCTGACCCGCGCGGCCCTGGCCGCCGGCGTGCCGTTGCTGGCCATCTGCCGCGGCTTCCAGGAAATGAACGTGGCGCTGGGCGGCACGCTGGACCAGCGCATCCAGGACCTGCCGGGGCGGATGGACCATTCCACGCCGTCCGACCAGATCCTGCCCAAGGTGCGGACCGGCAAGGCGCACGGCGTGCGGGTGGACCCCGGCAGCCAGCTTGCCCGCCTGTGGTCCGGCCTGGACTATGACCCGGCCGCGGTGCCGGTGAACTCGCTGCACAACCAGGGCGTTTGCCGCCCGGCGCCGCGCCTGCGGCCCGAGGCCTGGGCGCCGGATGGCACCGTGGAGGCCGCCCGCGTGGACAACGCGCGGGGCTTCGCCGTCGGCGTGCAGTGGCACCCGGAATACGACTGGCAGACCGACGCGCTGTCGCGCCGCCTGTTCGAGACCTTCGGCGATGCCGCCCGCCGGCACGCGGCGGCCCGGATGGAACTGCCCCAGGCCGTTGCGGCGGAATAG
- a CDS encoding SMP-30/gluconolactonase/LRE family protein yields MLNETPWDPSPAYPDQRFRAFEPAFGGLQIMNSAVRKLADGCLWSEGPVWLGDQRALLWSDIPNNRILRWDEQTGTVTPFRAPSNNANGNTRDRQGRLVTCEHLTRRVTRTEYDGGITVLADRFEGRRLNSPNDIVVAADGGVWFSDPVFGINGFYEGEKAEPELTPAVYRIDPSGTVARMTDDVAGPNGLAFSPDGRTLYLVASRAEPREILAFDLEGEGSATRLVRRRVFIACAPGQSPDGFRVDTEGRLWCGWGTGAEQNGVRVFDAGGTPLGHIDLPERCANVAFGGRHRSRLFMAASRSLYMVNVNAQGVAGG; encoded by the coding sequence GTGCTGAACGAAACCCCCTGGGACCCCAGCCCCGCATATCCGGACCAGCGCTTCCGCGCCTTTGAGCCGGCCTTCGGCGGCCTGCAGATCATGAACAGCGCGGTGCGCAAGCTGGCCGATGGCTGCCTGTGGTCCGAGGGGCCCGTCTGGCTGGGGGACCAGCGCGCGCTGCTGTGGTCGGACATCCCCAACAACCGCATCCTGCGGTGGGACGAACAAACGGGCACCGTCACGCCCTTCCGCGCGCCGTCCAACAATGCCAACGGCAACACGCGCGACCGCCAGGGCCGGCTGGTGACCTGCGAGCACCTGACCCGCCGCGTCACCCGCACGGAATACGACGGCGGCATCACCGTGCTGGCCGACCGCTTCGAGGGCCGCCGCCTGAACTCGCCCAACGACATCGTGGTGGCGGCGGATGGCGGCGTCTGGTTCAGCGACCCCGTGTTCGGCATCAATGGCTTCTACGAGGGTGAGAAAGCGGAGCCGGAACTGACGCCCGCCGTGTACCGCATCGACCCTTCCGGCACGGTCGCCAGGATGACGGACGACGTGGCCGGCCCCAACGGCCTGGCCTTCTCGCCCGACGGCCGCACCCTGTACCTGGTCGCCAGCCGTGCCGAGCCGCGCGAGATCCTGGCCTTCGACCTGGAAGGGGAAGGCAGCGCCACGCGGCTGGTGCGCCGGCGGGTCTTCATCGCCTGCGCGCCGGGACAATCGCCGGACGGCTTCCGCGTGGATACGGAGGGGCGGCTGTGGTGCGGCTGGGGCACCGGCGCGGAACAGAACGGCGTGCGGGTCTTCGATGCCGGCGGCACGCCGCTGGGGCATATCGACCTACCGGAACGCTGCGCCAACGTCGCCTTCGGCGGGCGGCACCGCAGCCGGCTGTTCATGGCGGCGTCGCGCTCGCTTTACATGGTGAACGTCAATGCCCAGGGGGTCGCGGGGGGATAA
- a CDS encoding SDR family NAD(P)-dependent oxidoreductase: protein MSTRPFAIVTGASTGIGLELAKLAAGDGHDLLIAADEPAIETAAAMLRRHGTEITAVEADLATPEGVDKLLAAAGGRPVDVLMANAGRGLGHGFLDQDFAEVRHVVDTNITGTLYLIQKVAGAMRARDAGRILITGSIAGFMPGSFQAVYNGTKAFLNSFSFALRDELKDSQVTVTCLMPGPTETQFFERAHMLDTPVGEGKKDDPAMVAKSGYDAMKSGDGDVAAGLKNKIQSAVANVLPSGVLAGMHRKMAEPNDGA from the coding sequence ATGAGCACACGCCCCTTCGCCATTGTCACCGGCGCCTCCACCGGCATCGGGCTGGAGCTCGCGAAGCTCGCCGCCGGGGATGGCCACGACCTGCTGATCGCCGCCGACGAGCCGGCGATCGAGACCGCGGCCGCCATGCTGCGCCGCCACGGCACGGAGATCACAGCCGTGGAAGCCGACCTGGCCACCCCCGAGGGGGTGGACAAGCTGCTGGCCGCCGCCGGCGGCCGGCCGGTGGACGTGCTGATGGCCAATGCCGGGCGCGGCCTGGGCCACGGCTTCCTGGACCAGGACTTCGCCGAGGTCCGCCACGTGGTGGACACCAACATCACCGGCACGCTGTACCTGATCCAGAAGGTGGCGGGCGCGATGCGGGCGCGGGATGCCGGGCGCATCCTGATCACCGGCTCCATCGCCGGCTTCATGCCCGGCAGCTTCCAGGCGGTGTACAACGGCACCAAGGCGTTCCTGAATTCCTTCAGCTTCGCGCTGCGCGACGAGCTGAAGGACAGCCAGGTGACCGTCACCTGCCTGATGCCCGGCCCCACGGAAACCCAGTTCTTCGAGCGTGCCCACATGCTCGACACCCCCGTGGGCGAGGGCAAGAAGGACGACCCGGCCATGGTCGCCAAGTCCGGCTACGACGCCATGAAGAGTGGCGATGGCGACGTGGCGGCGGGGCTGAAGAACAAGATCCAGTCCGCCGTGGCCAACGTGCTGCCGTCAGGCGTGCTGGCGGGGATGCACCGCAAGATGGCCGAGCCGAACGACGGCGCCTGA
- a CDS encoding zinc-dependent alcohol dehydrogenase yields MKALTWHGKGDIRCDSVADPQIQDGRDAIIKVTSCAICGSDLHIYDGVIPAMEHGDIMGHETMGEVVEVGRDNKALKVGDRVVVPFTISCGQCFFCQKGFFSACERSNPNKEKAAKLWGNSPAGLFGYSHLLGGYAGGQAEYLRVPYADVGPIKVPDGMPDEQALFLSDIFPTGYMAAEMCDLKGGETVAIWGCGPVGQFAIRSAFLLGAERVIAIDTVPERLEMARAGGAMTLDFKEEDIYDRIMELTHGRGADACIDAVGTEANATGSFDSVLDRIKVATFMGTDRPHVLRQAIHCCRNFGTVSIVGVYGGFLDKIPMGSAINRGLTFRMAQTPVQRYLPTLMERIQKGEIDPSFVITHTASLSEGPDLYKTFRDKHDGCIKVVLKP; encoded by the coding sequence ATGAAGGCACTGACCTGGCACGGCAAGGGCGACATCCGCTGCGACAGCGTGGCCGATCCGCAGATCCAGGACGGGCGGGACGCGATCATCAAGGTCACGTCCTGCGCCATCTGTGGCTCCGACCTGCACATCTATGACGGGGTGATCCCGGCCATGGAGCACGGCGACATCATGGGCCACGAGACCATGGGCGAGGTCGTCGAGGTCGGGCGCGACAACAAGGCGCTCAAGGTCGGCGACCGCGTGGTGGTGCCCTTCACCATCTCCTGCGGCCAGTGCTTCTTCTGCCAGAAGGGCTTCTTCTCGGCTTGCGAGCGGTCCAACCCCAACAAGGAGAAGGCCGCCAAGCTTTGGGGCAACTCGCCCGCAGGGCTGTTCGGCTATTCCCACCTGCTGGGCGGCTATGCCGGCGGCCAGGCGGAATACCTGCGGGTGCCTTATGCCGATGTCGGCCCCATCAAGGTGCCGGACGGCATGCCGGACGAGCAGGCGCTGTTCCTGTCCGACATCTTCCCCACCGGCTACATGGCCGCCGAGATGTGCGACCTGAAGGGCGGCGAGACGGTGGCCATCTGGGGCTGTGGCCCGGTCGGCCAGTTCGCCATCCGCAGCGCCTTTCTGCTGGGCGCCGAGCGCGTGATCGCCATCGACACGGTGCCGGAGCGGCTGGAGATGGCCCGCGCCGGCGGCGCCATGACGCTCGATTTCAAGGAAGAGGACATCTACGACCGCATCATGGAGCTGACCCATGGCCGCGGCGCGGATGCCTGCATCGACGCCGTGGGCACCGAGGCCAATGCCACCGGCAGCTTCGACAGCGTGCTGGACCGCATCAAGGTCGCCACCTTCATGGGCACCGACCGGCCGCATGTGCTGCGCCAGGCGATCCATTGCTGCCGCAACTTCGGCACCGTTTCCATCGTCGGCGTCTATGGCGGCTTTCTGGACAAGATCCCGATGGGCTCGGCCATCAACCGCGGCCTGACCTTCCGCATGGCCCAGACGCCGGTGCAGCGCTACCTGCCGACGCTGATGGAGCGCATCCAGAAGGGGGAGATCGATCCCTCCTTTGTTATCACCCACACCGCGTCGCTGTCCGAGGGTCCCGACCTCTACAAGACCTTCCGCGACAAGCATGACGGCTGCATCAAGGTGGTCCTGAAGCCATGA